The proteins below come from a single Miscanthus floridulus cultivar M001 chromosome 1, ASM1932011v1, whole genome shotgun sequence genomic window:
- the LOC136449871 gene encoding very-long-chain aldehyde decarbonylase GL1-11-like, translating to MCSMLILLLYLVPLTTTKCVHCSMQKKSNTPAYQNRCVLRLILYHVCVNLPVMIFSYPAFRFMGLRSSLPLPHWTVVVSQVLFYFVLEDFIFYWGHRALHTKWLYKHVHSVHHEYATPFGLTSEYAHPAEILFLGFATVVGPALTGPHLFTLWLWMVLRVLETVEAHSGYHFPWSPSNFLPLYGGSDFHDYHHRVLYTKSGNYASTFVYMDWLFGTDKDYRKAKTIEEKEGKNL from the exons ATGTGCAGTATGCTTATCTTGCTACTATATTTGGTTCCCTTAACAACAACAAAATGTGTGCATTGTTCTATGCAGAAGAAGAGCAATACCCCTGCTTACCAAAACAGATGTGTCTTGCGTCTTATTCTGTACCATGTCTGTGTGAACCTGCCTGTCATGATTTTCTCGTACCCTGCCTTCAGATTCATGGGTCTTAGGAGCTCTCTTCCTCTACCACATTG GACGGTTGTTGTATCTCAAGTTCTTTTCTACTTTGTCCTTGAGGATTTTATATTCTACTGGGGGCACAGGGCACTGCATACGAAATGGCTATACAAACATGTTCACAGCGTCCACCACGA GTACGCCACACCCTTTGGTTTAACTTCTGAATATGCCCACCCAGCTGAAATTTTGTTCCTGGGATTCGCCACAGTTGTTGGTCCTGCTCTTACTGGCCCTCATCTGTTCACCTTGTGGCTGTGGATGGTGTTGAGGGTATTGGAGACAGTTGAAGCTCACAGCGGCTATCACTTCCCATGGAGCCCATCAAATTTCCTGCCACTGTATGGCGG CTCGGACTTCCATGACTACCATCACCGTGTGCTGTACACAAAGTCAGGGAACTATGCCTCGACATTTGTTTACATGGACTG GTTGTTCGGGACGGACAAGGATTATCGCAAGGCAAAGACCATTGAGGAGAAAGAAGGGAAGAATCTGTAG
- the LOC136508724 gene encoding defensin Ec-AMP-D1-like yields the protein MELSRKLFTAVLLVMLLLVAAEIGPVAVAEARTCQSQSHRFRGPCVRRANCANVCRTEGFPDGKCHGFRRRCFCTTRCRN from the exons ATGGAGCTCTCTCGCAAGCTCTTCACGGCCGTCCTCCTCGTCATGCTGCTGCTCGTGGCCGCAG AGATCGggccggtggcggtggcggaggcgcgGACGTGCCAGTCGCAGAGCCACAGGTTCCGGGGCCCCTGCGTGCGCCGGGCCAACTGCGCCAACGTCTGCAGGACCGAGGGATTCCCCGACGGCAAGTGCCACGGcttccgccgccgctgcttctgcACCACGCGCTGCCGCAACTGA